The DNA window GCGGTCGTTGCCGGCGCTCGCCGACGGCTCCCCACGCCAGCTCTGGGTCAACGTCTCGGCCTCTCAGCTGCTCGAGGTCGACTTCATCCCGCGTGTCGCCGCCTTGATCGCCGAGCTCGATCTCGCCCCGGACACCCTCGGTCTCGAGCTGTCCGAGGAGACCCTCGCGACCGGCAGCCGGCATGCGCCCGCGCTGATGGAGGAGCTGCGCTCGGTCGGCGTTGCGCTCGGACTGGACGACTTCGGGAGCTGGTACTCCGCGCTCGGCATGCTCGGCGAGCTGCCGATCACAACGGTCAAGCTCGATCAGGCATACGTGCGCGGCGTCGGCTCGGACCTCGAGGACGACTCGATCGTGTCCTCGGTGATCGCGCTCGCGCACGCGCACGGCGTACGTGTGGTGGCCGAGGGGGTCGAGAGCTGGAGCGAGGGCGCGCGGCTGTGTGAGCTGGGCTGTGACCGCGCGGTCGGCTATCTGTTCAGCGGACCGCAGATCGCCGACCACGCCCGGCTCATGCTCGCGCACGGCGCCGGCTGGACCGCTCCCGCCCAGCGTCGCTCGCGCCCGAGCGGCTGAGCCCGGCCTACCCTGGCTGTCATGGCCGGCCGCTCGGTGGCCTTCGTCAAGGGCCACGGCACCGAGAACGACTTCATCGTGCTGCCGGATTTCGACGGCGAGCTCGACGGCTCCGTCGTCCGCGCGCTCTGTGACCGCCATGCCGGGATCGGGGCGGACGGCGTCCTGCGCGTGACCCGCGACGACGCCGGCTACTTCATGGAGTACCGCAACGCCGACGGCTCGGTTGCCGAGACCTGCGGCAACGGGATCCGGGTGTTCGCCCGTTACCTCGAGCACGCCGGGCTGATCGGGACGGGGCCGACGACCATCGGCACCAGGAGCGGCCCGCGCGAGGTCGTCGTCCCGCCCGGCGGTGGTGACATCAGCGTCGACATGGGCACGGCAACCCGGCTCGAGGACGCGGAGGTGAGCATCGGTACGTCGTCCTGGAAGGCTTCGGGTTGGTCGATGGGCAACCCGCACCTGGTCGTCGTCGACGCCACACCGATCGAGTCGCTCGACCTCAGCCACGCGCCGGCCGTCGACCCGCCATCGGCGTACCCGGATGGCGTCAACGTCGAGCTGGTCGAGCCGCTTGGTGAACGGCACGTGCGGATGCGGGTCTTCGAGCGCGGCGTCGGTGAGACCCGGTCGTGCGGGAGTGGTGCGTGCGCGGCGGCGGTCGCGGTCATGGATGTGACCGGCGGCCTGCGCGCGCCGTACGTCGTCGACGTGCTCGGCGGGCGGCTGGTCGTCGACTGGCGCGGTGACGGAACGGTCGTCATGACCGGACCGGCGGTGCTGGTGGGCGCCGGCACGGTCGACCTGGACGCGCTCGCTGCCGGTTAACCGTTCGTGGCTGCCCATGGCTACGTGTCACCATGGAATCGATGACGGCCGAACCGCTTGAACCGCAAGCATTCCTCGGCCTGGAGCTCGAAGAGCGCCAGGCGCTTCGTCGTGTCCCGGGCATCTCGACCGAGCTCGCAGACGTCACCGAGGTCGAGTACCGCCAGCTGCGACTCGAGCGGGTCGTCCTGGTCGGCGTGTGGACCGAAGGCACGCTGCAGGTGGCTGAGGCTTCGATGGCCGAGCTCGCGGCGCTCGCCGAGACGGCCGGCTCGCTGGTGCTCGAGGGAGTGATCCAGCGTCGCGACACCCCCGATGCCGCCACTTTCATCGGCTCGGGCAAGGCGAGCGAGCTGCGCGAGATCGTGCTCTCGACCGGCGCCGACACCGTCGTCTGCGACGGCGAGCTCACGCCGAGCCAGCTGCGCCGGCTGGAGGACGTGGTCAAGGTGAAGGTGGTCGACCGGACCGCGCTGATCCTCGACATCTTCGCCCAGCACGCCCGCAGCAAGGAGGGCAAGGCGCAGGTCGAGCTGGCCCAGCTCGAGTACATGCTTCCGCGGCTGCGCGGCTGGGGCGAGTCGCTGTCCCGGCAGGCCGGCGGCCGGGTCGCCGGCGGCGGCGGGATCGGCACCCGCGGACCCGGTGAGACCAAGATCGAGACCGACCGGCGGCGGATCCGGGCGCGCACCGCGAAGCTGCGCCGGGAGATCGCCGGGATGAAGACCGCGCGCGAGGTCAAGCGACAGGAGCGCCGGCGGCGCTCGGTGCCGTCGGTCGTGATCGCCGGCTACACGAATGCCGGCAAGTCCTCGTTGCTCAACCGGCTCACCGATGCCGGCGTGCTGGTCGAGAACGCGCTGTTCGCGACACTCGACCCGACGGTGCGCCGGGCCGAGACGCCGGACGGTCGGCTGTACACGCTGGCCGACACGGTCGGCTTCGTGCGCCATCTGCCGCATCAGCTGGTGGAGGCGTTCCGCTCGACCCTCGAGGAGGTCGGCGAAGCCGACCTGATCCTGCACGTCGTCGACGGGTCGGACGTCGACCCGATTGCCCAGCTGGCTGCGGTCCGTGAGGTGTTCGCCGACATCGACGCCCTCGGCGTGCCCGAACTTGTGGTGGTCAACAAGGCCGATGCCGCCGACCCGCACGTGATCGAGCGCGTGCTGCGTGCCGAGCCGGCCGCGTGTGTGGTCTCGGCAGTGACGGGGAAAGGCCTGGACCGGCTGCGTGAGCGGCTCGGCGAGCGGCTGCCGCGCCCGGACGTGCCGGTCACGCTGCTCGTGCCGTATGACCACGGTGAGGTCGTTTCCCGCGTGCATGAGCACGGAGAGGTCAAGGCGGTCTCCCACACGGCCGAAGGGACCCACATGGAGGCGCGGTTGCCGGCCTGGCTGGCCGG is part of the Mycobacteriales bacterium genome and encodes:
- the hflX gene encoding GTPase HflX gives rise to the protein MTAEPLEPQAFLGLELEERQALRRVPGISTELADVTEVEYRQLRLERVVLVGVWTEGTLQVAEASMAELAALAETAGSLVLEGVIQRRDTPDAATFIGSGKASELREIVLSTGADTVVCDGELTPSQLRRLEDVVKVKVVDRTALILDIFAQHARSKEGKAQVELAQLEYMLPRLRGWGESLSRQAGGRVAGGGGIGTRGPGETKIETDRRRIRARTAKLRREIAGMKTAREVKRQERRRRSVPSVVIAGYTNAGKSSLLNRLTDAGVLVENALFATLDPTVRRAETPDGRLYTLADTVGFVRHLPHQLVEAFRSTLEEVGEADLILHVVDGSDVDPIAQLAAVREVFADIDALGVPELVVVNKADAADPHVIERVLRAEPAACVVSAVTGKGLDRLRERLGERLPRPDVPVTLLVPYDHGEVVSRVHEHGEVKAVSHTAEGTHMEARLPAWLAGEVSAYTLQ
- a CDS encoding EAL domain-containing protein, whose amino-acid sequence is MSGPDLDLMPALARAVDEDALVVHFQPEVDLASGAVVGMEALVRWQHPQRGLLWPADFLSVADRAGLLPALGWDVLRRGAKELASWRSLPALADGSPRQLWVNVSASQLLEVDFIPRVAALIAELDLAPDTLGLELSEETLATGSRHAPALMEELRSVGVALGLDDFGSWYSALGMLGELPITTVKLDQAYVRGVGSDLEDDSIVSSVIALAHAHGVRVVAEGVESWSEGARLCELGCDRAVGYLFSGPQIADHARLMLAHGAGWTAPAQRRSRPSG
- the dapF gene encoding diaminopimelate epimerase yields the protein MAGRSVAFVKGHGTENDFIVLPDFDGELDGSVVRALCDRHAGIGADGVLRVTRDDAGYFMEYRNADGSVAETCGNGIRVFARYLEHAGLIGTGPTTIGTRSGPREVVVPPGGGDISVDMGTATRLEDAEVSIGTSSWKASGWSMGNPHLVVVDATPIESLDLSHAPAVDPPSAYPDGVNVELVEPLGERHVRMRVFERGVGETRSCGSGACAAAVAVMDVTGGLRAPYVVDVLGGRLVVDWRGDGTVVMTGPAVLVGAGTVDLDALAAG